The Arachis ipaensis cultivar K30076 chromosome B07, Araip1.1, whole genome shotgun sequence genomic interval NNNNNNNNNNNNNNNNNNNNNNNNNNNNNNNACTCTCACATTTTTCGTTTTCAATATTAGTGACCTATCTTTTATATTTAGATaatacttttgttttctttttattaaaaatgTTGATCATCTAAGATTCTGTTTTATTAGTATAATCATCACTACGAGTccgcaaaaaataaaaaataatagatcTCTAATAATGATGATATTTACTTGCAATACAATTGGTGTGACGAGTGGAGTGAGCGGATTTGGAATGAACTGTTGCCATGAACAAGAAATCAACCATCCGCCCACCAACAAACGACTTGAACCGTCAAATAACATATCGCTATCAACTAGAAATAGAATAATAGAGAATATCCAAAAACACTGTTACATACCTTGAACCCAATAAATACAGATTAGCGATGATTCTAGTAGGCTAAGCTTCTGAGTCAATATAATCACTCATGAGCATGACTCACTAAGGTTAACCATTGCATCACATTAAGTTTGAAATATGTGCCCAGTAATCATGACACTTCAAATTCCAAGTGGAAGCAACCCTGGAGAATGGGTGTTAGTGCGTGTGGGGATACACGCTAAtcttaattatattattataaatgTATGTTGGTTGAACAAATGAACCAAATTAAAATGATCTCTCAAATGGTAAAGCTTGAAAATGGATACACTAGTTGTTACTGTTGTGCGGCTCTCTTCTTGTTACTGCTATTATTATCATGGCATTGGAGCAGAAACAAGAAGACCGGTGACGGGATCCCTCCGGGTAACGGAGGATTGCCATTTGTGGGAGAGACACTGCAGTTCATGGCTGCCATCAATAGCACCAAAGGAGTATATGAATTTGTCCGACTCCGCCACCTCTGGCATGGCAGTTGCTTCAAGACCAACTTGTTCGGAGAAACACATGTTTTTGTTTCTAGCACAGATTCAGCCAAAGCAATTCTAAACAACGAGGGAGGCAGATTCTCAAAGAGGTACATAAAATCTATATCAGAGCTTTTGGGACACCATAGCTTGCTCTGTGCTGATCACCACCATCACAAGCTCATTCGTGGCCGTCTCCTCACTCTGTTCTCAACGGATGCTTTGTCCTCCTTTGTTCAAATGTTCGATGTCCTCGTTCTTGAAGCCATGAGTACCTGGCCTTGTGGACCCGTTCTTCTCATCCAACATGAAGCATTCAAGGTATTACTATTTACTTCCTCTTATCAATTTAAACTTTTGGAACAAGTGGTTTCACGACAGATGTTTCTTATATATGTCTGTGTATAACGCAGCTAGCATGTAAGGCAATGTGTAAAATGCTGATAAGCATGGAGAATGGCTATGAACTAGTGATCATGCAGAAGAGCATTGCTCATTTATGTGAAGCAATGCTTGCATTACCCTTGAGGTTGCCATGGACTAGATTCTCCAATGGCCTACAGGTAAATATGTaatactttctttctttctttcccgaTGGATCTCCACTGAATGAAATGGAATTGCAGGCTCGGAAAACAATTATGGAAATATTGGAGAAGGAGATTAGTGAAAGAAGAAGTGGAATAAGAAGAACTAATGAGAAAGTAGATTTTCTCCAACAACTtatagaagaagatgatgataacAAATTAAACGATGAAGAGATCAAAGACAACATCTTAACTATGATGATTGCAGGACAGGACACAATCGCTAATGCAATGACATGGATGGTCAAATTTGTGGACGAGAATCAAGAGGTCCTTAACACGCTTAAGGTCAGTGAATGATATAATTTAATGTTTCTATTTGCTGTTGTTTTAATTTTCTTGGTATTGATTAAACAGAAGGAGCAACTACAAATTGAGAAAAATGGCAGAACAAGAAGGGATAATCTTACATTAGAGGATCTCAATGAGATGCAATATGCTTCTAAGGTTGTGACAGAAGCGTTAAGGATGGCATCTGTGGTACAGTGGCTTCCCAGGGTAGCACTCCAAGATTGTGAGATTCAAGGTTTTTACTTCCATTATATTATATCATATATTTTATGTGATTATTTtcttgagtttaattttaataaagtGTTTTACATTGTCCTACAATCACATCCGTTCTCTCACATGAACATTTACGCAATCAATATAAAAAGTAAAATGCACGTATAAAATTACTTTacattatcaaaattaaattcttattctCCTCTCATAGATAtataataagaatttaattttaatgcactgtcagtgtaaagtagttttatacGTGCATCCAATTACGTTGTAAAAAATAATCATCCAAAAGAACGGATGTAATTGCGTGATAGTATAAAATGATTTACGGTGTTagcgcatcaaaattaaactcgaTCTAATaatataattacttaattaactaACATATGGTTACTTGCACAGGATTTAAAATCAAGAAAGGGTGGAACGTTGATATTGATGCTAAATTCATACACTTTGATCCAACTATATACAATGATCCACATGTATTCAATCCTTCTAGATTTGCTGTAAGTGTAATAATCTATACGCACTTGATTGATTTTCCCCTTGATTCAAACATCACAATCAAAGTGTTTGATTGAATTCAAACAGGATGAGTTTAAACCATACAGCTTCCTAGCTTTTGGGATGGGAGGAAGGACGTGCCTTGGGAAGAACATGGCTAGAGCCATGATGCTGGTGTTCCTCCACCGTCTCATCACCACTTACAAGTGTGTGAGactattttatatcttttaatcTGATTATGTGTGTTTGATTAATTGAAGTAATGAAATTATGAAATGTTTGGCTTCATGCATGTATGTATGTAATTCAGGTGGAAGGTGATTGATTCAGACTCAAGTATTCAGAAATGGGCGCTTTTCTCAAAGCTCAAGAGTGGCTGTCCTGTTCGTTTGACATCTCTGAAACAGCACTCAAACTAAACAAAAATTATGTAATAATATATTACATGATATATGATAATTAATAATTAAGGCTTTCTTTGTAAATTAACCGTTGGGTAATTGTCTAGCAAAGTCATGGTCTATGCTAATGTAAGTTGATGGAAACCAACGTAACAGAGTTTATATAGTTTATAGTGCAATAATATTGCCTGCCattatatcaaaataaaataaaataaaataaaatatataagagATTACAAAAATCATAAGTTAGTTAATTGGTTAAAAAATTGTaaccaaattttaaataatcggtttttaaaaataatttataaattataatcagtaaaaaaattaaaaatcgatTAACAAAACCAAAATCGGTTTGATAGTTTGGAGTCTTAGAATTAGTTTTTCTAATATAAATGTGTTATAATGGGTAAAAAGagctattttaaaaataatttataaattagaGATTTTGGTTTAGATAGAGTTATCACAATTTTATATCTAATTCGTATTTCATAATAACACAATTATTTGTCGCCTTTATAAGTAGATATAACTGCTAAGCTAAACCACATTAATTTTActtgtgttattttattattgaaaaagtataggtagacaatgaaaatactaaataatgtgaacaataaatTTATAGAATGTTCAATTCACTGGatggttatcctaatattaagatttaggtgagtaatttgagagtgtagtgtgtttttactttattgggtCAATTTTAGAGTTCATTATtcacattaaaaaaaaagtttatggGGTAGCAATTTTTGTGTTTGTTGGTCAGCACTTAactatcaaaacaaaagtgagtgattttTTATCATTACATTTAGGAAAAGTATAAGTAACtaacaagatttttgaacaatgtgtaaataatgtgaattaatagggttaaaagagtaaatttaattaatagtaTTAAATTAGAGTGtagtgtattttcatttgattggtggttgttcatgttgttcaaaattttcattgttccccTAATACTCCTCTTACATTtaatctcacatcattaaaaacGCTATTAATGGCCAATTGAtagttacaaaacaccaaaattgttaacccctagcattcctcattCACATTAttcggctaatttttttttatattgtttaaatatatgtgtaatacatCATTATTGGAAGATTAggtgtttttttttatatggtgttttattcaaatcggacggtccgatttgtttgaagagaaaaataaattacaaattggAGGGTCCAATTTGTTTggagaaaaaaataaactacaaatcggagggtccgttttgcattttttattttttaaaataaaaatcggacggtccgattttaacattaaaattttttttattttcgaattcacAAAtaggaccgtccgatttgtgattgtttgtttgaaaaaaaaaataaaacaaacaaattgGTGCATCCGATTTGTACATCCCATACCAATGTGAAACACACTTCTGCTCACAGCTTCTTGTTATACACTTCTCTCTCTCCCACATAAAAAATAACAAGCCACATTAttcattgtctacctaacaaAATCCTTTATTATTTCGCTTTTGC includes:
- the LOC107608067 gene encoding abscisic acid 8'-hydroxylase 3 — its product is MLVEQMNQIKMISQMVKLENGYTSCYCCAALFLLLLLLSWHWSRNKKTGDGIPPGNGGLPFVGETLQFMAAINSTKGVYEFVRLRHLWHGSCFKTNLFGETHVFVSSTDSAKAILNNEGGRFSKRYIKSISELLGHHSLLCADHHHHKLIRGRLLTLFSTDALSSFVQMFDVLVLEAMSTWPCGPVLLIQHEAFKLACKAMCKMLISMENGYELVIMQKSIAHLCEAMLALPLRLPWTRFSNGLQARKTIMEILEKEISERRSGIRRTNEKVDFLQQLIEEDDDNKLNDEEIKDNILTMMIAGQDTIANAMTWMVKFVDENQEVLNTLKKEQLQIEKNGRTRRDNLTLEDLNEMQYASKVVTEALRMASVVQWLPRVALQDCEIQGFKIKKGWNVDIDAKFIHFDPTIYNDPHVFNPSRFADEFKPYSFLAFGMGGRTCLGKNMARAMMLVFLHRLITTYKWKVIDSDSSIQKWALFSKLKSGCPVRLTSLKQHSN